The Aeromicrobium sp. Leaf245 genome includes a region encoding these proteins:
- a CDS encoding class I SAM-dependent methyltransferase — MRDVSGAWRSDHPWAVVYDKVSGDPRLGALLWRVGVGSSVDELHRRARRELTALPPGSTVLDVPCGGGVALRDVPPDAALQYVAADISPAMLARTRREAERLGLPDAGPLAVRTREADVQDLDDADDTYDLVLAFTSLHCFPDPEAAVHELARVLKPGGRIVVSVFCSDAGLRFVPVHLAGRAVGVLGPGVRRGDVRRWLVEAGFVDLRLDQAGGLTYADATLA, encoded by the coding sequence ATGCGCGACGTGAGCGGGGCCTGGCGGTCCGACCACCCGTGGGCGGTCGTGTACGACAAGGTCAGCGGTGACCCGCGGCTCGGTGCGCTCCTGTGGCGCGTGGGCGTCGGCTCGAGCGTCGACGAGCTGCACCGGCGGGCCCGCCGCGAGCTGACCGCTCTCCCGCCCGGGTCGACGGTCCTCGACGTGCCTTGCGGCGGGGGCGTGGCCCTGCGCGACGTCCCACCGGACGCGGCGCTGCAGTACGTCGCCGCCGACATCTCCCCCGCCATGCTCGCCCGCACGCGACGCGAGGCCGAGCGACTCGGCCTGCCCGACGCGGGCCCGCTCGCCGTGCGGACCCGCGAGGCCGACGTGCAGGACCTCGACGACGCCGACGACACCTACGACCTCGTGCTCGCCTTCACGAGCCTGCACTGCTTCCCCGACCCGGAGGCCGCCGTGCACGAGCTGGCCCGGGTGCTCAAGCCCGGCGGACGCATCGTCGTGAGCGTGTTCTGCTCCGACGCCGGCCTGCGGTTCGTCCCGGTCCACCTCGCCGGTCGCGCGGTCGGGGTGCTCGGCCCCGGGGTCCGGCGCGGCGACGTCCGACGGTGGCTCGTGGAGGCCGGCTTCGTGGACCTGCGGCTGGACCAGGCCGGTGGACTCACGTACGCCGACGCCACCCTCGCCTGA
- a CDS encoding glutamate--cysteine ligase, translating to MDLPFARSERSSVGIEWELALVDADSGDLRQVAQTVLDAVAPAGGGQHPLIRQELLLNTVEVVSRPRRTVAEAGADLQEAIDEIRTVTDPLRVELMCAGTHPFARWDNQKVTDQERYATLIDRTQWWGRQMLIYGVHVHVGIEDRDKVLPISNAMLAYYGHLQALSASSPFWGGKATGYASNRALMFQQLPTAGLPFHFQEWSELEHYAQDLTTTGVIDVFDEIRWDLRPSPKFGTLEVRVCDGIPTMSELMSISALTHCLVEHFSSELDAGHDLPDLPPWFAQENKWRSARYGMDSWLILDQHAHEDLVTADLARLLVTLEPVAERLGCTDELAGIDEIVRRGPSYERQRRVAAAHEGRLDAVVASLVEEMRAGQPVPLHAP from the coding sequence GTGGATCTTCCCTTCGCGCGCTCCGAGCGCTCGTCCGTCGGGATCGAGTGGGAGCTCGCCCTCGTCGACGCCGACTCCGGCGACCTGCGCCAGGTCGCGCAGACGGTGCTCGACGCCGTCGCCCCAGCGGGAGGGGGTCAGCACCCGCTCATCCGTCAGGAGCTGCTCCTCAACACGGTCGAGGTGGTGTCCAGGCCGCGACGGACCGTGGCCGAGGCCGGTGCCGACCTGCAGGAGGCGATCGACGAGATCCGCACCGTGACCGACCCCCTCCGGGTCGAGCTGATGTGCGCCGGCACCCACCCGTTCGCCCGCTGGGACAACCAGAAGGTCACCGACCAGGAGCGCTACGCGACGCTCATCGACCGCACGCAGTGGTGGGGCCGCCAGATGCTGATCTACGGCGTGCACGTGCACGTGGGCATCGAGGACCGCGACAAGGTGCTGCCGATCAGCAACGCGATGCTCGCGTACTACGGACACCTGCAGGCACTCAGCGCGTCCTCGCCGTTCTGGGGCGGCAAGGCCACGGGATACGCCTCCAACCGGGCCCTCATGTTCCAGCAGCTCCCGACGGCGGGGCTGCCGTTCCACTTCCAGGAGTGGTCCGAGCTGGAGCACTACGCGCAGGACCTGACCACGACCGGCGTGATCGACGTCTTCGACGAGATCCGCTGGGACCTGCGTCCGTCCCCGAAGTTCGGGACGCTCGAGGTCCGCGTGTGCGACGGCATCCCCACGATGAGCGAGCTGATGAGCATCTCCGCGCTCACCCACTGCCTGGTCGAGCACTTCTCGAGCGAGCTCGACGCCGGTCACGACCTGCCCGACCTGCCGCCGTGGTTCGCCCAGGAGAACAAGTGGCGGTCCGCGCGGTACGGCATGGACTCCTGGCTCATCCTCGACCAGCACGCCCACGAGGACCTCGTCACGGCCGACCTCGCCCGGCTGCTCGTCACGCTCGAGCCCGTCGCCGAGCGGCTCGGCTGCACCGACGAGCTGGCCGGCATCGACGAGATCGTCCGACGCGGGCCGTCGTACGAGCGCCAGCGCAGGGTCGCCGCCGCGCACGAGGGTCGCCTCGACGCGGTCGTCGCGTCGCTCGTGGAGGAGATGCGCGCCGGTCAGCCCGTGCCGCTCCACGCCCCCTGA
- a CDS encoding sirohydrochlorin chelatase: protein MRPALVATSHGTSSPEGRRAVAALVEAVRQRLPHVEVLDAFVDVQEPSPDAVMARLRGPAVVVPLLLAPGFHVRVDIARAASVPGASAAPTLAPDSRVVTVLVRRLLEAGTCDDDVVVMASAGSSDDHARACFEEVARDLSAAIGQIVPVGYVGGTGRPLDDVVADARAGGVDRRVVVSSLLMAPGFFHDRIAHADVDVVTRPLLDDGPVDTRLVDLVLERYSDAAAQGAWSGTG from the coding sequence ATGAGACCTGCGCTCGTCGCCACGTCCCACGGGACGTCGAGCCCCGAGGGCCGCAGGGCGGTGGCCGCCCTCGTCGAGGCGGTCCGGCAGCGGCTGCCGCACGTGGAGGTCCTCGACGCCTTCGTCGACGTGCAGGAACCGTCCCCGGACGCGGTGATGGCGCGGCTTCGAGGTCCGGCCGTGGTCGTGCCGCTGCTCCTCGCGCCGGGGTTCCACGTTCGGGTGGACATCGCCCGTGCGGCGAGCGTTCCCGGCGCGTCGGCGGCCCCCACCTTGGCCCCGGACAGCCGTGTCGTCACCGTGCTCGTCCGACGACTCCTCGAGGCCGGGACGTGCGACGACGACGTCGTCGTCATGGCGTCGGCCGGCTCGAGCGACGACCACGCCAGGGCCTGCTTCGAGGAGGTGGCCCGCGACCTCAGCGCCGCCATCGGCCAGATCGTGCCGGTCGGCTACGTCGGCGGCACCGGACGACCGCTCGACGACGTGGTCGCCGACGCACGCGCCGGCGGGGTCGACCGACGCGTCGTCGTCTCCTCGTTGCTCATGGCACCGGGCTTCTTCCACGACCGCATCGCCCACGCCGACGTCGACGTGGTGACCCGGCCGCTGCTCGACGACGGTCCGGTCGACACCCGCCTCGTGGACCTGGTGCTGGAGCGGTACTCCGATGCCGCGGCTCAGGGGGCGTGGAGCGGCACGGGCTGA
- a CDS encoding uroporphyrinogen-III synthase — protein MNVLRPVLAGTAVLVTAQRRAEELAGALQRRGAEVTTASSLGVESHIDEAGLLAETRRLLADPPDVLVVTTGIGFRGWLDTAEASGVGHDLVEALGQTRIVARGPKARGALQAAGLTPDWVAESETSAEIVTLLLTEGVSGLHVAVQHHGAGDDGIESALQDAGATTTTLVVYRWGPPPDPEAVERSVRIATCGGFDAVVFTSAPGASAWFEVVERQDGLDALQHLVAARRLTLAAVGPVTADPLVTRGFRPLVPERSRLGALVRELIVHLGEDAAAIEVPDGQLRLHATTATLDHTILPVSPSGLAVLRLLAEKPGSVCTREQLLDVLPGDSRDPHTAEMAVARLRDAVGRSTIRTVVKRGYRLAVEEET, from the coding sequence GTGAACGTCCTTCGACCCGTCCTCGCCGGCACCGCGGTGCTCGTCACCGCCCAGCGCCGGGCCGAGGAGCTCGCCGGCGCCCTGCAACGACGGGGGGCCGAGGTCACGACGGCGTCGTCGCTCGGCGTGGAGTCACACATCGACGAGGCCGGTCTGCTCGCCGAGACCCGCCGACTGCTCGCGGACCCGCCGGACGTCCTGGTCGTCACGACCGGCATCGGCTTCCGTGGCTGGCTGGACACCGCAGAAGCCTCGGGCGTGGGGCACGACCTGGTCGAGGCGCTGGGCCAGACCCGCATCGTGGCCCGGGGGCCGAAGGCCCGGGGTGCCCTCCAGGCCGCGGGACTCACCCCGGACTGGGTCGCGGAGTCCGAGACGTCCGCCGAGATCGTCACCCTGCTCCTCACCGAGGGCGTGTCGGGTCTCCACGTGGCGGTGCAGCACCACGGGGCCGGTGACGACGGCATCGAGTCGGCGTTGCAGGACGCGGGCGCGACCACCACCACGCTCGTCGTCTACCGGTGGGGCCCACCCCCCGACCCCGAGGCCGTCGAGCGCTCCGTCCGCATCGCCACCTGCGGCGGGTTCGACGCCGTCGTCTTCACCTCGGCGCCGGGCGCCTCGGCGTGGTTCGAGGTGGTCGAGCGGCAGGACGGTCTCGACGCGTTGCAGCACCTGGTCGCGGCGCGGCGGCTGACGCTCGCCGCGGTCGGACCCGTGACGGCCGACCCCCTGGTGACGCGCGGCTTCCGCCCGCTCGTGCCGGAGCGCTCGCGCCTCGGCGCCCTCGTCCGTGAGCTGATCGTGCACCTAGGTGAGGACGCCGCCGCGATCGAGGTGCCGGACGGACAGCTCCGCCTGCACGCCACGACCGCCACCCTGGACCACACGATCCTGCCCGTCTCGCCGAGCGGGCTCGCCGTGCTGCGGCTCCTGGCCGAGAAGCCCGGCAGCGTCTGCACGCGCGAGCAGCTGCTCGACGTGCTGCCCGGGGACTCGCGCGACCCCCACACCGCCGAGATGGCCGTGGCCCGGCTTCGCGACGCGGTCGGCCGGTCGACCATCCGCACCGTCGTCAAGCGCGGCTACCGCCTCGCGGTCGAGGAGGAGACATGA
- the nirD gene encoding nitrite reductase small subunit NirD, producing MTTSLVPTQTTTAHAVCRVDDLHPDRGAAALVDGHQVALFLLADTGEVLAVSHRDPFTGANVMARGLVGSRGEAATVASPLHKQTFDLRTGRCLDDPDVSIATWPVSVVEGVVHVLIDQTG from the coding sequence GTGACCACGTCCCTCGTCCCGACGCAGACCACGACGGCCCACGCCGTGTGCCGCGTCGACGACCTGCACCCCGACCGCGGGGCCGCCGCGCTGGTCGACGGCCACCAGGTCGCGCTCTTCCTGCTCGCCGACACCGGTGAGGTGCTGGCGGTCTCCCACCGCGACCCGTTCACCGGCGCGAACGTGATGGCCCGTGGGCTCGTCGGGTCGCGGGGTGAGGCCGCCACCGTCGCCTCGCCCCTGCACAAGCAGACCTTCGACCTGCGCACCGGCCGGTGCCTCGACGACCCCGACGTGTCCATCGCCACCTGGCCCGTCTCGGTCGTGGAGGGCGTCGTGCACGTGCTGATCGACCAGACTGGGTGA
- the nirB gene encoding nitrite reductase large subunit NirB, with product MERSTVVVAGAGMVARRLVEALVERGATETWDVAVFGDEPHAPYDRVALTSYFDLERPEDLLLGDQALWSTPGVTLHTGAPVQSVDTATRTVVAGGERRRYDALVLATGSYAAVPPVEGADLAGCFVYRTIEDLDSLRTWIDERSSALGRPVRGAVVGGGLLGLEAAGALTSLGAETTVVEFADRLMPVQVDPGGGEALRRLIEGLGVHVRTSTATSRVEADDEGRVRGMEFASGDRLDVDVVVFATGVRPRDELARGAGLDVHPRGGVLADAGCRTSDPAVFAIGEVACVADRVWGLVGPGYTMAEVVADRLLGGEAAFTDADLSTKLKLLGVDVASFGDAFGTTPGSLEVVYADPVQGLYKKLVLSDDASTLLGGVLVGDASAYGSLRPLVGHALGTDPTGWLLPESAERPTGGALPDEATVCSCNNVTAGAVRCAVTEQGCTDLAGVKACTKAGTSCGSCVPMVKQLFQAQLAEAGMEVSDDLCEHFSLSRAQLFDVVRVSGIRTFSELVARHGRGRGCDVCRPVAASILASLYQEHVLDGEGAALQDTNDHVMANMQKDGTYSVVPRIPGGEVTPEGLIVIGEVAKDFGLYTKITGGQRIDLFGARIEQLPAIWSRLVDAGFESGHAYGKSLRTVKSCVGSTWCRFGVQDSVGLAIALELRYRGLRSPHKIKLGVSGCARECAEARGKDVGVIATDQGWNMYVGGNGGFTPRHARLFAEDLTTEQLVRAIDRFLMYYVRTADRLQRTAPWVESVEGGLDAVRAVVMDDALGIAADLDAAMDAHVGGYRDEWAATLEDPEKLRKFASFVNAPDVADPDLAYVPERGQKRPASPAERGVVIAGDTLPVRTAGGPL from the coding sequence ATGGAACGCAGCACCGTGGTCGTGGCCGGAGCAGGCATGGTGGCCCGCCGCCTCGTGGAAGCCCTCGTGGAACGAGGTGCCACCGAGACGTGGGACGTGGCGGTGTTCGGCGACGAGCCGCACGCACCTTACGACCGGGTCGCGCTCACCAGCTACTTCGACCTCGAGCGACCCGAGGACCTGCTGCTCGGGGACCAGGCCCTCTGGAGCACTCCGGGCGTCACCCTGCACACCGGCGCCCCGGTGCAGTCCGTCGACACCGCGACCCGGACCGTCGTGGCCGGTGGCGAACGGCGTCGCTACGACGCCCTGGTGCTGGCGACCGGGTCGTACGCCGCGGTCCCCCCGGTCGAGGGAGCCGACCTGGCCGGCTGCTTCGTCTACCGCACGATCGAGGACCTCGACTCCCTGCGGACGTGGATCGACGAGCGGTCGTCCGCGCTCGGGCGACCGGTGCGAGGCGCCGTGGTCGGTGGTGGCCTGCTGGGGCTCGAGGCCGCGGGCGCCCTCACGTCGCTCGGCGCCGAGACCACGGTCGTGGAGTTCGCGGACCGCCTCATGCCGGTGCAGGTCGACCCCGGTGGCGGCGAGGCGCTGCGCCGGCTGATCGAGGGTCTCGGCGTCCACGTGCGCACCTCGACCGCGACCTCCCGCGTGGAGGCCGACGACGAGGGTCGTGTCCGCGGCATGGAGTTCGCGTCGGGCGACCGGCTCGACGTCGACGTCGTGGTGTTCGCCACCGGCGTGCGGCCCCGTGACGAGCTCGCCCGGGGGGCCGGCCTCGACGTGCACCCACGCGGTGGTGTGCTCGCCGACGCCGGCTGCCGCACCAGCGATCCCGCCGTGTTCGCGATCGGCGAGGTCGCCTGCGTCGCCGACCGCGTGTGGGGCCTCGTCGGGCCCGGCTACACCATGGCCGAGGTGGTCGCCGACCGGCTGCTCGGCGGCGAGGCCGCCTTCACCGACGCCGACCTCTCCACCAAGCTCAAGCTGCTCGGGGTCGACGTGGCCAGCTTCGGCGACGCGTTCGGCACGACCCCCGGCAGCCTGGAGGTCGTCTACGCCGACCCCGTCCAGGGCCTCTACAAGAAGCTCGTGCTGAGTGACGACGCGTCCACGCTGCTCGGCGGGGTCCTGGTGGGCGACGCCTCGGCCTACGGCAGCCTGCGGCCACTCGTGGGGCACGCCCTCGGCACCGACCCCACGGGCTGGCTGCTGCCCGAGTCCGCCGAGCGACCCACGGGCGGCGCGCTGCCCGACGAGGCGACCGTGTGCTCGTGCAACAACGTGACGGCCGGTGCCGTGCGCTGCGCCGTCACCGAGCAGGGGTGCACCGACCTGGCCGGGGTGAAGGCCTGCACCAAGGCCGGCACCAGCTGCGGCTCGTGCGTGCCGATGGTCAAGCAGCTGTTCCAGGCCCAGCTGGCCGAGGCCGGGATGGAGGTCAGCGACGACCTCTGCGAGCACTTCTCCCTCAGCCGTGCGCAGCTGTTCGACGTCGTGCGCGTCAGCGGGATCCGTACCTTCAGCGAGCTGGTGGCCCGCCACGGCCGTGGTCGCGGCTGCGACGTGTGCCGGCCGGTCGCGGCCTCGATCCTGGCCTCGCTCTACCAGGAGCACGTCCTCGACGGCGAGGGTGCGGCGCTGCAGGACACGAACGACCACGTGATGGCCAACATGCAGAAGGACGGCACCTACTCGGTGGTCCCGCGCATCCCCGGCGGCGAGGTGACCCCCGAGGGACTGATCGTCATCGGCGAGGTCGCGAAGGACTTCGGCCTGTACACCAAGATCACCGGCGGCCAGCGGATCGACCTGTTCGGGGCGCGGATCGAGCAGCTGCCCGCCATCTGGTCGCGTCTGGTCGACGCCGGGTTCGAGTCCGGGCACGCCTACGGCAAGTCGCTGCGCACCGTGAAGTCCTGCGTCGGGTCCACGTGGTGCCGCTTCGGCGTGCAGGACTCCGTCGGCCTCGCGATCGCCCTCGAGCTGCGGTACCGCGGGCTCCGCTCACCCCACAAGATCAAGCTCGGCGTGTCCGGCTGCGCGCGCGAGTGCGCCGAGGCGCGCGGCAAGGACGTCGGCGTGATCGCCACCGACCAGGGCTGGAACATGTACGTCGGCGGCAACGGCGGGTTCACGCCCCGGCACGCCCGGCTCTTCGCCGAGGACCTCACGACCGAGCAGCTGGTCCGTGCCATCGACCGGTTCCTCATGTACTACGTGCGCACGGCCGACCGGCTCCAGCGCACCGCACCCTGGGTCGAGTCGGTCGAGGGCGGCCTCGACGCCGTGCGTGCCGTCGTGATGGACGACGCCCTCGGCATCGCCGCCGACCTCGACGCGGCCATGGACGCCCACGTCGGGGGCTACCGCGACGAGTGGGCGGCCACGCTCGAGGACCCGGAGAAGCTCCGCAAGTTCGCCTCGTTCGTCAACGCCCCCGACGTCGCCGACCCCGACCTGGCCTACGTGCCCGAGCGCGGCCAGAAGCGACCGGCGTCGCCGGCCGAGCGCGGCGTCGTCATCGCCGGCGACACCTTGCCCGTCCGCACCGCAGGAGGCCCTCTGTGA
- a CDS encoding FAD-dependent oxidoreductase, whose protein sequence is MRIVVVGAGMVGHRFASEAVRLRPDADVVLVGEEPYEPYNRVLLSELVAGRTDLAGLTLPATPGVEALRGVRAVGLDRAARRLALDDGTRLAWDHLVLATGARARTLPLPGLDTTDGQPVPGVHVLRSIDDARAVVAGALNADRACVVGAGAIGTEVACGLRRRGLEVTVLASRDGILDRDLDEHVAQVAGRTLADLGVRLVPRAGIRGIEVQDGHVAAAVLGDGTHVGTDLLVLATGSVPRTELAAQAGLTVRHGIVVDEDLRTSDPNVSAIGDCAETADGVSGLVAPGWAQADALAAHLVRSTPVPMLAVTGAAMRLKAVGLDVVTAGVRASTARPTDRVVTLDDGGARRFVEVVVRQGTLVGMTCVGAPDLAARLSVQLDRPGIAPPDPLQLLVGAPEEQAGSPTAMPSSTTVCRCNGVTKADVVSSWDDGCCTLDEVVAATRATTGCGGCRSLVCGLVDWLRDVDPPARPAPAPTPTAISRPAPHERETGVAAR, encoded by the coding sequence ATGAGGATCGTCGTGGTGGGTGCCGGGATGGTGGGCCACCGGTTCGCCTCCGAGGCGGTACGCCTGCGCCCGGACGCCGACGTGGTCCTCGTCGGCGAGGAGCCCTACGAGCCGTACAACCGTGTGCTGCTGTCGGAGCTGGTGGCGGGTCGGACCGACCTGGCCGGCCTCACCCTCCCGGCCACCCCCGGCGTCGAGGCGCTGCGGGGCGTGCGTGCGGTCGGTCTCGACCGCGCCGCTCGACGCCTCGCCCTCGACGACGGCACCAGGCTGGCGTGGGACCACCTCGTGCTGGCCACCGGCGCACGGGCGCGCACGCTCCCCCTGCCGGGCCTGGACACCACCGACGGGCAGCCGGTCCCCGGCGTGCACGTGCTGCGGAGCATCGACGACGCCCGCGCCGTCGTCGCGGGTGCCCTGAACGCCGACCGCGCCTGCGTCGTGGGAGCCGGCGCCATCGGGACCGAGGTGGCCTGCGGCCTGCGTCGTCGCGGGCTCGAGGTGACGGTGCTCGCCTCGCGCGACGGCATCCTCGACCGCGACCTCGACGAGCACGTCGCGCAGGTGGCCGGGCGCACGCTCGCCGACCTCGGGGTGCGGCTCGTGCCGCGCGCCGGGATCCGCGGCATCGAGGTGCAGGACGGGCACGTGGCCGCGGCGGTCCTCGGCGACGGCACCCACGTCGGCACCGACCTGCTGGTGCTGGCCACCGGGTCCGTCCCCCGCACCGAGCTCGCGGCACAGGCCGGCCTCACCGTCCGTCACGGCATCGTCGTGGACGAGGACCTGCGCACGAGCGACCCGAACGTGAGCGCGATCGGTGACTGTGCCGAGACTGCGGACGGGGTCAGCGGCCTGGTTGCTCCCGGCTGGGCCCAGGCCGACGCCCTGGCGGCCCACCTCGTGAGGTCGACGCCAGTGCCCATGCTCGCGGTGACCGGGGCGGCGATGCGGCTCAAGGCCGTCGGCCTGGACGTGGTGACGGCCGGCGTTCGGGCCTCGACCGCCCGGCCCACCGACCGCGTGGTGACGCTTGACGACGGCGGTGCTCGACGGTTCGTGGAGGTGGTCGTGCGCCAGGGGACGCTCGTCGGCATGACGTGCGTGGGCGCGCCCGACCTCGCCGCTCGACTCTCCGTGCAGCTCGACCGACCGGGCATCGCCCCGCCCGACCCGCTGCAGCTGCTCGTGGGCGCACCGGAGGAGCAGGCGGGCTCCCCCACGGCGATGCCGTCGAGCACGACGGTGTGCCGGTGCAACGGCGTGACCAAGGCCGACGTCGTGTCGTCGTGGGACGACGGCTGCTGCACCCTCGACGAGGTCGTCGCGGCCACACGTGCCACGACCGGGTGCGGAGGATGCCGCAGCCTCGTGTGCGGCCTGGTCGACTGGCTGCGGGACGTCGACCCTCCCGCGCGACCCGCACCGGCACCCACCCCGACGGCGATCTCACGCCCCGCACCTCACGAGCGTGAGACAGGTGTTGCAGCCCGGTAA
- a CDS encoding molybdopterin oxidoreductase family protein, with amino-acid sequence MHDTSSPITDTDTHCPYCALQCAQRLGGHPLAAEPRDFPTNRGGMCQKGWTSAELLRTPDRLVEPLRRTPRGLRPVSWEEALDDIADRSLSLAEQHGPDALAVFGGGGLTNEKAYQLGKFARLALRTRMVDYNGRFCMSSAAAAANRSLGVDRGLPFPLTDLRDADAVLLLGSNLADTMPPAVQHLTGAREQGGLVVVDPRRSATARLCDDGAGTHLQLVPGTDLVLLLGLLHVVLGEGLADTAYLHERVDGVEEVRRSVAFWWPERVASVTGVPEPQLRAVARRLADASPHRGGRGAFVLTGRGAEQHTDGTATVSAAISLALALGLPGAERGGYGALTGQGNGQGGREHGQKADQLPGYRSIEDPAARAHVAGVWGVDPHVIPRSGVPAIELLARLGTADGPRGLFVHGSNLVVSAPRAGAVRERLASLDLLVVCDVVPSETALMADYVLPVTQWAEEEGTMTSLEGRVLRRRRAVTAPPQVRDELWIWAELAQRLDAPGTWSTESREVFDELARASAGGRADYAGITHDRLDTGESLYWPCPDPSHPGTPRLFTERFATASGRATMVPVSSDGPDDAVREDAPIHLVTGRLLQHYQSGAQTRRVPALREAAGEAHVEMHPALAARLGVDAAELVRVTSTRGSMVAPARLTRDIRPDTVFAPFHFAGDGLVNAVTNDATDPVSGMPEFKVCAVTVERVEPGAGLRRPTDAPATLLEVES; translated from the coding sequence GTGCACGACACCTCCAGCCCCATCACCGACACCGACACGCACTGCCCCTACTGCGCCCTGCAGTGCGCGCAGCGGCTCGGCGGCCACCCTCTTGCCGCCGAGCCCCGCGACTTCCCGACGAACCGCGGCGGCATGTGCCAGAAGGGGTGGACGTCGGCGGAGCTGCTGCGCACCCCCGACCGGCTGGTGGAGCCGCTGCGGCGCACGCCCCGGGGGCTTCGACCGGTGAGCTGGGAGGAGGCCCTCGACGACATCGCCGACCGTTCACTCAGCCTCGCCGAGCAGCACGGACCCGATGCGCTGGCGGTGTTCGGCGGGGGCGGTCTCACCAACGAGAAGGCCTACCAGCTCGGCAAGTTCGCACGGCTGGCGCTCCGCACGCGGATGGTCGACTACAACGGGCGGTTCTGCATGTCGTCCGCCGCGGCGGCGGCCAACCGGTCGCTGGGCGTCGACCGCGGTCTGCCGTTCCCGCTCACCGACCTCCGGGACGCCGACGCCGTGCTCCTGCTCGGCAGCAACCTCGCCGACACCATGCCACCGGCCGTCCAGCACCTCACCGGCGCTCGGGAGCAGGGCGGGCTGGTGGTCGTCGACCCGCGGAGGTCCGCCACGGCTCGCCTGTGCGACGACGGCGCGGGGACCCACCTGCAGCTCGTTCCCGGCACCGACCTGGTGCTCCTGCTCGGTCTGCTGCACGTCGTCCTCGGTGAGGGCCTGGCCGACACCGCCTACCTGCACGAACGCGTGGACGGGGTGGAGGAGGTCCGCCGTTCCGTGGCCTTCTGGTGGCCCGAGCGCGTGGCCTCCGTGACCGGCGTCCCGGAGCCGCAGCTCCGCGCCGTCGCCCGGCGGCTGGCCGACGCCTCCCCGCACCGCGGCGGGCGGGGCGCCTTCGTGCTCACCGGCCGCGGCGCGGAGCAGCACACCGACGGCACCGCGACGGTGTCGGCCGCGATCTCCCTGGCACTGGCCCTCGGGCTGCCCGGCGCCGAGCGTGGTGGCTACGGCGCCCTCACCGGCCAGGGCAACGGGCAGGGTGGCCGCGAGCACGGGCAGAAGGCGGACCAGCTCCCCGGCTACCGGTCGATCGAGGACCCCGCCGCCCGGGCCCACGTCGCGGGGGTGTGGGGTGTCGACCCCCACGTCATCCCCCGGTCCGGGGTCCCCGCCATCGAGCTGTTGGCCCGGCTGGGCACCGCGGACGGTCCGCGCGGACTCTTCGTGCACGGGAGCAACCTGGTGGTGAGCGCTCCCCGCGCCGGTGCCGTGCGCGAGCGGCTCGCCTCGCTCGACCTGCTCGTCGTGTGCGACGTGGTGCCCTCCGAGACGGCACTGATGGCCGACTACGTCCTGCCGGTCACGCAGTGGGCCGAGGAGGAGGGGACGATGACCAGCCTCGAGGGTCGCGTGCTGCGGCGCCGACGCGCGGTCACGGCACCGCCCCAGGTCCGCGACGAGCTCTGGATCTGGGCCGAGCTGGCCCAGCGGCTCGACGCGCCGGGCACGTGGTCCACCGAGTCCCGGGAGGTCTTCGACGAGCTCGCCCGTGCCAGTGCCGGTGGACGGGCCGACTACGCGGGCATCACCCACGACCGGCTGGACACGGGCGAGTCCCTGTACTGGCCGTGCCCGGACCCGTCGCACCCCGGGACCCCCCGCCTGTTCACCGAGCGCTTCGCCACGGCGTCGGGACGGGCCACGATGGTGCCGGTCTCCTCCGACGGCCCCGACGATGCCGTCCGCGAGGACGCACCCATCCACCTGGTCACCGGTCGCCTGCTGCAGCACTATCAGTCCGGGGCCCAGACCCGGCGGGTCCCGGCGCTGCGGGAGGCCGCCGGCGAGGCCCACGTCGAGATGCATCCGGCGCTCGCGGCGCGGCTCGGCGTGGACGCCGCGGAGCTGGTCCGGGTGACCTCGACCCGCGGCTCGATGGTCGCCCCGGCACGCCTGACCCGCGACATCCGCCCCGACACCGTCTTCGCACCCTTCCACTTCGCCGGCGACGGACTCGTGAACGCCGTCACCAACGACGCCACCGACCCGGTCTCGGGGATGCCGGAGTTCAAGGTCTGCGCCGTGACCGTCGAACGGGTCGAGCCGGGGGCGGGCCTCCGCCGACCGACCGACGCACCCGCCACGCTGCTGGAGGTCGAGTCATGA